A genomic stretch from Sphingopyxis sp. YR583 includes:
- a CDS encoding class II aldolase/adducin family protein — MATQLKRNSKYSEAEWTARQELAACYRIFAMMGWDEMIFNHITVKVPDEEGSYLINPYGMHFSEVTASTLIKIDIDGNKVDEDNPWHVNKAGFVQHSLFHRVLPDAHAIIHTHTTATVAVCALEGGLQPVNFYACNFAGQLAYHDFEGVTVREEEGERLVQNLGDKRILMLKNHGPVVMGKTLTEAFIKYWALQRACEIQMATMSMGKPITVPQEVIAVHQRDLFMASIPGQAGKAEFDAMVRKVDKIDTSWRD; from the coding sequence ATGGCGACCCAGCTCAAGCGCAACAGCAAATATAGCGAAGCCGAATGGACGGCGCGGCAGGAGCTTGCCGCCTGCTACCGCATCTTCGCGATGATGGGCTGGGACGAGATGATCTTCAACCATATCACGGTGAAGGTGCCCGACGAGGAGGGCAGCTACCTCATCAACCCCTATGGCATGCATTTCAGCGAAGTGACCGCCTCGACGCTGATCAAGATCGACATCGACGGCAACAAGGTCGACGAGGACAATCCCTGGCATGTCAACAAGGCGGGCTTCGTCCAGCACAGCCTGTTCCACCGCGTCCTGCCCGACGCGCATGCGATCATCCACACGCACACGACCGCGACGGTCGCGGTCTGCGCGCTCGAAGGCGGACTGCAGCCGGTCAATTTCTACGCCTGCAACTTCGCCGGCCAGCTCGCCTATCATGATTTCGAAGGCGTCACTGTGCGCGAGGAAGAAGGCGAGCGGCTGGTCCAGAATCTCGGCGACAAGCGCATCCTGATGCTCAAGAACCACGGCCCCGTCGTGATGGGCAAGACGCTGACCGAAGCCTTCATCAAATATTGGGCGCTCCAGCGCGCGTGCGAGATCCAGATGGCGACGATGAGCATGGGCAAGCCGATCACCGTCCCGCAAGAGGTGATCGCGGTCCACCAGCGCGACCTGTTCATGGCCTCCATCCCCGGACAGGCGGGCAAGGCCGAGTTCGACGCGATGGTGCGCAAGGTCGACAAGATCGACACGAGCTGGCGTGACTAA
- a CDS encoding RcnB family protein, with product MKKMFGGLLIAATILTPIAPAAAQASGERVQIAQRGDRGDRGPRGPEARRGGGNWSGQARPERQQSQPQQAPRQQQRGEMRQQQWQQRGNDQQRQAQRQQWQQQRGDDAQRQAQRQQWQQQRGNEAQRQQWQQRQAEQRQRGGAYDRNRDGRTDRQWDRNRDGQVDRQWDRNRNGQVDRRYDRNRNGDLDRRWDRNDNNRVDRRYDRNRNGYVDRRYRDGRNDRWDRNNSRWNRDWRSDRRYDWRSYRDRNRNYYRLPRYYNPYRGYGYTRFSIGFSLNSLFYSSRYWINDPSYYRLPPAYGGTRWIRYYNDALLVDTYSGEVIDVVYDFFW from the coding sequence ATGAAGAAGATGTTCGGAGGGTTGCTGATCGCTGCAACGATCCTGACCCCGATCGCGCCCGCCGCCGCACAGGCGTCGGGCGAACGGGTGCAGATCGCACAGCGCGGCGACCGTGGGGATCGCGGACCACGCGGCCCCGAAGCACGCCGCGGTGGCGGAAACTGGAGCGGTCAGGCCCGGCCCGAGCGCCAGCAAAGCCAGCCGCAGCAAGCCCCGCGCCAGCAGCAGCGCGGCGAAATGCGCCAGCAGCAATGGCAGCAACGCGGCAATGACCAGCAGCGGCAAGCCCAGCGTCAGCAGTGGCAACAGCAGCGTGGAGACGACGCGCAGCGACAGGCCCAACGCCAGCAATGGCAGCAGCAGCGCGGGAACGAAGCCCAGCGCCAGCAATGGCAGCAGCGGCAGGCCGAACAGCGCCAGCGCGGCGGCGCTTATGACCGCAACCGCGACGGTCGCACCGACCGGCAGTGGGACCGCAATCGCGACGGCCAGGTCGATCGTCAGTGGGATCGCAACCGCAATGGTCAGGTTGACCGGCGTTACGATCGCAACCGGAATGGCGACCTCGATCGCCGCTGGGACCGCAACGACAATAATCGCGTCGACCGGCGGTACGACCGCAACCGCAACGGTTATGTCGACCGCCGCTATCGCGACGGGCGCAACGACCGCTGGGATCGCAACAATAGCCGCTGGAATCGCGACTGGCGCAGCGATCGTCGCTACGACTGGCGGAGCTATCGCGACCGGAACCGCAACTATTATCGCCTTCCCCGCTATTACAACCCGTATCGCGGCTATGGCTACACGCGCTTCAGCATCGGTTTCAGCCTGAATTCGCTTTTCTATAGCTCGCGCTACTGGATCAACGATCCCAGCTATTACCGCCTGCCGCCCGCCTATGGTGGCACGCGCTGGATCCGCTATTATAACGACGCGCTTCTGGTCGACACCTATTCGGGCGAAGTGATCGACGTAGTCTATGATTTCTTCTGGTAA
- the rpsU gene encoding 30S ribosomal protein S21, giving the protein MQIIVRDNNVDQALRALKKKLQREGVYREMKLRRHYEKPSEKRAREHAAAVRRARKMERKRMERDGIK; this is encoded by the coding sequence ATGCAGATCATCGTTCGCGACAATAATGTCGACCAGGCCCTTCGCGCGCTCAAGAAGAAGCTGCAGCGTGAGGGCGTGTATCGCGAAATGAAGCTGCGCCGTCATTACGAGAAGCCCAGCGAAAAGCGTGCGCGTGAGCATGCTGCCGCCGTCCGCCGCGCCCGCAAGATGGAGCGCAAGCGGATGGAGCGCGACGGGATCAAGTAA
- a CDS encoding (2Fe-2S)-binding protein: MTRFSVNDRPVEYRMEPETPLLWALRDASNLTGTKYGCGTGECGACTVDIDGEAIRSCMVTIAECEGRFVTTIEGLARDRSHPVQQAWVAEQVPQCGFCQSGMIMAAASLLRSNSNPSDAEIDAAMTNICRCGTYPRIRTAIRLAGRVIRGEERIAAAPPPGIRPEDAAQAVPALRLPPGR; this comes from the coding sequence ATGACACGATTCTCGGTCAACGACCGCCCGGTCGAATATCGCATGGAACCCGAAACGCCCCTGCTGTGGGCGCTGCGCGACGCGTCGAACCTGACGGGGACCAAATATGGCTGCGGCACCGGCGAATGCGGCGCGTGCACCGTCGACATCGATGGCGAGGCGATTCGCAGCTGCATGGTCACCATTGCCGAGTGCGAGGGCCGTTTCGTCACGACGATCGAAGGGCTCGCGCGCGACCGCAGCCACCCGGTGCAGCAGGCGTGGGTCGCCGAGCAGGTCCCGCAATGCGGCTTTTGCCAGTCGGGAATGATCATGGCGGCCGCGTCGCTGCTCCGGTCGAACAGCAATCCGAGCGACGCCGAAATCGACGCGGCGATGACCAATATCTGCCGTTGCGGCACCTATCCGCGCATCCGCACCGCCATCCGCCTTGCGGGCCGCGTAATCCGTGGCGAGGAGCGCATTGCCGCCGCGCCGCCGCCCGGCATCCGTCCCGAAGATGCGGCGCAGGCGGTCCCGGCGCTCCGCCTGCCGCCCGGCCGCTGA
- a CDS encoding NAD(P)H-dependent flavin oxidoreductase has translation MALPPIFDRLRLPVIGSPLFIVSGPELVIAQCKAGVVGSFPALNARPQSLLDEWLHQITEELAAWDRDNPDRLSAPYAVNQIVHKSNDRLEQDIATCAKWKVPITITSLGAREELNQAVHGWGGITLHDVIDDRFARKAVEKGADGLIPVAAGAGGHAGRQSPFALVQEIREWFDGPVALSGAIGHGRSILAAQACGADLAYIGSAFIATAEANADEGYKSGIVEGRAADIVYSNLFTGVHGNYLRQSIVSAGMDPDNLPEGDLKTMNFGSGGNTKAKAWKDIWGSGQGIGPVTAVRPVAEFVGELEAQYLAARRELEAKVRL, from the coding sequence ATGGCCCTTCCCCCGATTTTCGACCGCCTGCGCTTGCCCGTCATCGGTTCGCCGCTGTTCATCGTATCAGGGCCCGAACTCGTCATTGCGCAGTGCAAGGCCGGTGTCGTCGGCAGCTTCCCCGCGCTCAACGCGCGCCCGCAATCGCTGCTCGACGAATGGCTGCACCAGATTACCGAAGAGCTTGCGGCCTGGGACCGCGACAATCCCGACCGGCTCTCCGCCCCCTATGCGGTCAACCAGATCGTCCATAAATCGAACGACCGGCTGGAGCAGGACATTGCGACCTGCGCCAAGTGGAAGGTGCCGATCACGATCACGTCGCTCGGCGCGCGCGAGGAACTCAACCAGGCCGTGCATGGCTGGGGCGGCATTACGCTGCACGATGTCATCGACGACCGTTTCGCACGCAAGGCAGTAGAAAAGGGCGCGGACGGCCTGATCCCCGTCGCCGCGGGTGCCGGGGGCCATGCCGGCCGCCAGTCGCCCTTTGCGCTGGTGCAGGAAATTCGCGAATGGTTCGACGGCCCCGTCGCGCTGTCGGGCGCGATCGGCCACGGCCGCTCGATCCTCGCCGCGCAGGCGTGCGGCGCCGACCTCGCCTATATCGGCAGCGCCTTCATCGCGACCGCAGAAGCCAATGCCGACGAAGGTTACAAGAGCGGCATCGTCGAAGGGCGCGCCGCGGACATCGTCTATTCGAACCTTTTCACCGGCGTGCATGGAAACTATCTGCGCCAGTCGATCGTCTCGGCCGGGATGGACCCCGACAATCTGCCCGAAGGCGACCTCAAGACGATGAACTTCGGATCGGGCGGCAATACCAAGGCCAAGGCGTGGAAGGACATCTGGGGTTCGGGCCAGGGCATCGGCCCCGTCACCGCCGTTCGCCCGGTCGCCGAGTTCGTCGGCGAACTGGAGGCGCAATATCTCGCCGCGCGCCGCGAACTCGAAGCCAAGGTTCGGCTGTAA